A single window of Pirellulales bacterium DNA harbors:
- a CDS encoding Gfo/Idh/MocA family oxidoreductase, producing the protein YVAVCDADRSRRERAAALVKDWSRATPAVVADYRAIVDRHDIDIVHISTPEHWHAKVAIEAMLSGKDVYCEKPMTLTIAEGQQMCAACRKTGRIVQIGTQQRSDPLFIKAIALIRDGRIGELKKATCVVNGAPTSPQIPVVEPPKTLDWNLWQGPVPEKRFRYLAGNNGETKSWSRCHYEFRWWYEYSGGKLTDWGAHHVDIATWAMSKTDTGPISVDPVKVKHPVEFKDGYPTDESRYNTATEFLIQARYADGMELDIRHDGDNGILFEGTDGRLFVNRGRITGKAVDELKSKPLPPGAMEAVYKHRPLTNHFQNFFESVVARKEPISDVFSHHRSLTTCHLAGIAARLGRKLLWDPTRQEILGDSQAQSFIARERRKGFEIEA; encoded by the coding sequence TATGTTGCCGTCTGCGATGCCGATCGAAGCCGCCGGGAGCGGGCTGCCGCGCTCGTCAAAGATTGGAGCCGTGCCACGCCGGCCGTCGTGGCCGACTATCGCGCGATCGTCGATCGCCACGATATCGACATCGTCCACATTTCCACGCCCGAGCATTGGCACGCCAAAGTCGCTATCGAAGCGATGCTGTCGGGCAAGGATGTGTATTGCGAAAAACCGATGACGCTGACCATTGCCGAAGGCCAGCAAATGTGTGCCGCCTGCCGGAAGACCGGCCGGATCGTGCAGATCGGCACTCAGCAGCGCAGCGATCCGCTGTTCATCAAGGCGATCGCGCTGATTCGCGACGGACGAATCGGCGAGTTGAAAAAAGCGACCTGTGTGGTCAACGGCGCGCCGACCAGCCCACAGATTCCCGTGGTCGAACCGCCGAAGACGTTGGACTGGAATCTTTGGCAAGGCCCGGTGCCCGAAAAGCGATTTCGCTACCTGGCCGGCAACAATGGCGAAACCAAAAGTTGGTCGCGCTGCCATTACGAGTTTCGCTGGTGGTACGAATATTCGGGCGGCAAACTGACCGACTGGGGCGCGCATCATGTCGACATCGCCACTTGGGCGATGAGCAAGACCGACACCGGCCCGATCTCGGTCGATCCGGTGAAAGTCAAGCATCCCGTGGAGTTCAAAGATGGCTATCCCACCGATGAATCTCGATACAACACGGCCACGGAGTTTCTTATTCAAGCCCGATATGCCGATGGCATGGAGCTCGATATTCGCCACGATGGCGACAACGGTATTCTGTTCGAAGGCACGGACGGGCGGCTGTTTGTAAATCGCGGGCGAATCACCGGCAAAGCCGTCGACGAATTGAAATCGAAACCGTTGCCGCCGGGGGCCATGGAAGCCGTCTACAAGCACCGGCCGCTGACGAACCATTTTCAGAATTTTTTCGAATCGGTCGTCGCACGCAAAGAGCCGATCTCCGACGTGTTCAGCCATCATCGGTCATTGACGACGTGCCACTTGGCCGGCATCGCCGCCCGCTTAGGCCGCAAACTTCTTTGGGACCCGACGCGCCAGGAAATTCTGGGCGACTCCCAGGCTCAAAGCTTCATCGCCCGCGAGCGGCGCAAAGGATTTGAAATCGAGGCATAG
- a CDS encoding GNAT family N-acetyltransferase, whose product MSSSVVTPEVASAVSVQPVVSRRQRKQFLDFPFQHYAGDPNWIPPLLMDQKGLVGFTKHPFYEDAEVQTFVAYREGRVYGRIAAILNHAHNRFHKEQLGFFGFFESTDDPAVADGLFAAARAWLAERGIHQLRGPCNPSLNYECGLLVEGFDTPPFFMMTYNKPYYGRLIEGCGLSKCQDLFAYWGKPSMLAQLDPKVTRMAGLAAERFNVKLRPMDRKKFRAELATFLDLYNQSLGSTWGFVPLSAAEIHHMGSQLKHMIVPELALIAEADGKPVGVVFGLLDYNPRIKLIRGRLFPFGFLRLLRNRRALKRMRIISANVVPEYQRWGIGLILLTGLIPKVLEWGIEEAEMSWVLESNTLSRGSLERAKVPLSKVYRIYDSNGAKT is encoded by the coding sequence ATGAGCAGTTCGGTCGTAACGCCCGAAGTGGCCTCCGCGGTTTCCGTGCAACCGGTAGTCAGCCGTCGCCAGCGGAAGCAGTTTCTCGATTTTCCGTTCCAGCACTACGCTGGCGATCCGAATTGGATTCCGCCGCTGCTGATGGACCAAAAAGGTTTGGTCGGATTCACGAAGCATCCATTTTACGAAGACGCCGAGGTGCAGACCTTTGTGGCCTACCGCGAGGGCCGAGTGTACGGTCGAATCGCGGCCATCCTCAACCATGCTCACAACCGGTTCCACAAGGAACAACTCGGCTTCTTCGGCTTCTTCGAGTCGACCGACGACCCGGCCGTGGCCGATGGGCTGTTCGCCGCCGCCCGAGCATGGCTTGCGGAGCGTGGCATTCATCAACTCCGCGGGCCGTGCAATCCGTCGCTCAATTACGAATGCGGCCTGTTGGTGGAAGGGTTCGACACACCGCCGTTTTTCATGATGACCTACAACAAGCCTTATTACGGCCGATTGATCGAGGGCTGCGGATTGTCCAAGTGCCAAGATCTGTTCGCTTATTGGGGCAAGCCGAGCATGCTCGCGCAGCTCGACCCGAAGGTGACTCGCATGGCCGGGCTCGCGGCCGAGCGGTTCAATGTCAAGCTCCGGCCGATGGACCGCAAGAAATTTCGCGCCGAGTTGGCGACGTTTCTCGATCTCTACAATCAATCGCTCGGCAGCACTTGGGGCTTCGTGCCTCTCTCCGCCGCCGAGATTCATCACATGGGAAGCCAGCTCAAGCACATGATCGTGCCGGAGTTGGCGCTAATCGCCGAAGCCGACGGCAAACCGGTCGGTGTGGTGTTCGGCCTGCTCGACTACAATCCGCGGATCAAACTGATTCGCGGCCGGCTGTTTCCATTCGGTTTCCTTCGACTATTGCGCAATCGCCGCGCGTTGAAGCGAATGCGGATCATCAGCGCCAACGTCGTGCCCGAATATCAGCGCTGGGGCATCGGCCTGATTTTGCTCACCGGGTTGATTCCCAAAGTGCTCGAATGGGGAATCGAGGAAGCCGAAATGTCGTGGGTGTTGGAGAGCAACACGCTATCGCGCGGCAGCCTCGAGCGCGCGAAAGTGCCGCTCTCGAAAGTCTATCGCATCTACGATTCGAATGGTGCGAAAACGTAG